From the Schistocerca piceifrons isolate TAMUIC-IGC-003096 chromosome 2, iqSchPice1.1, whole genome shotgun sequence genome, the window TACTCATGTTGATTATTTTACCTTCTAAATAATaaacaacaaactgaagttacgaGACATGCACTACCAATGGAAGTACAATTGAAATCAAACTCTTAAgttagttactttatattttaactgTAATTATTAACCTATAAATGCTGGACGATGTCTGCTACATCAGCTGAGTCTGGGGTTGAGTTTGTttttctgtcaattttttgaaGTGTCAAAGTGAGCATTGAGACAAAGCACAGCACAGGGTATGGAGAATAGTTTTATATTAAGTAAATAGAATGCACGTGACAAAAAGGGTTGAAGACTCATTATACTGGTTGTGTCTGAAAGACTGGATGAACAACAAAATCTCCGATGTATTTTACAAGAGTCAAATCAGTTTATGTCAAATGCTAAATACTCTACTAATTAAAATCAATGTTTAAGAAAAAGATCTATCACAATCAAGTTTTGAAGCTGGAATATTCTAAAATGATAGTGGACTGGCTTCCAGGTTCCTCTATTGTGCCAACGTACAGTCATTAATTGATAAAGTATATTTACTAAGTAATTTCCTTAGTCCATTGTATTTTCATGAACGTTTCTTCCTTCACTGTAGTCATTCAAtgtaaaattcagaaaaaaaaaacctaccacaaataaagctttcggcccttaaggccttcatcaaaaaataGATAATAGAtgagtgaaaacacacacacacacacacacacacacacacacacacacacacacacacacacacacacacacggctgcagTCTTGGGTAATTGCAGCAATACTGCGAGCAGCAGCAAGCAGCACCACTGCATGATGGGAGGCTGGCacagggaaggggagggatagtagggtaggggtgactGACAGTGACGTGCAGCTGGTGAGTGTGCAGcggtgaggtggagagagggtaggagggCAGCTATgtacagttgggaggttagacggagggcacgGGAGAGGTGGGGAAGAGGGGCAGGGGAGGTAGCGGACAAGGAGAGAAATGCGatgggtgcaatggtggaatgagcCCCGTATAGTgtcggaatgggaacagggaggctggatgggtgaggacaatgactaacaaaggttgtgaggagggttacgggaacgtagaatATATTGCagtgaaagttcccacctgtgcagttcaggacAGCTGGTGCTGATGGGAACGATCAATATGGCACAGGATGTGAAGCAGTCCTTGAAAttaagaatgtcatgttgggcggTGTGCCAGCTGTGGGGTAGTCCAGCTGTGGggtagtccagctgtttcttgCCCACAGTTTGTTAGCAACCATCCGTGCGCAcagacagcttgtcggttgtcgtgcccacataaaatgcagcacagtggttgcagcttagcttgcaaaTTACATGaccggtttcacaggtagctctgcctttgatggggtaggtgatgtttcTGAGTGGACTGGAGTACGGTAGTGGTGGAAcgacgtatgggacaggtcttgcctcTAGGTCTATTACAGCGGTATGAGCCATAAGGTAATGGGttgggagcaactgaattacattctctgccagggtttcgaccacctctcattgtgccctgaaatgagaaatgtcctgcccactatccttcccacccatcccacagtggtattccaccatccatcgAACATACACAATATAcccgtccatccctacacaacccattcccaaccccttacctcataactcatatccctgtaatagacctaaatgcaagacctgttccatataccctaccaccaccaccaccactaactcCCCAGCActgcactgtctgccacccctaccctaTTATCCCTCCCCTCCCTGCGTCAGCCTCTTCCGTAACCCCACCCAGTTGCCAGTCCAATCATGCACtcgtgctgctgttcgcagtgtggctacagttgcccaAGACTGTGCGcgcgtatgcgtgtgtgtgtgtgtgtgtgtgtgtgtgtgtgtgtgtgtgtgtttggtcatctatttttgacgaaggcattaggggccgaaagctttatttgtgacagtgtttttgttgtgtctacctgtgactcagcatctcaactGTATTGCGAGTGGAAACTTTTCTTTTCATTATACTCTCACTGTGATCACAGTAGTTGTCCTCAACAACACTGGACCATGCACTTTAGTGTAAAATATGAAAGACAGTGGAGAATATTTCACCAGAAGCATTTAGTGAAATATTCTTCATACATTTATTAAACATAACAAATGATCTTCCCAGTGGTTGTTATATTAATGATCACTTTTACTTCCATCGGATTAGATATTCCACACTAAGCAAAAATCTACAAAAAATATGCTGCTTCATATGTTCTAATTTGCTACAGTCAACTTTTTTTTCCTGAGAGTAGGCTAGAAGAAAATTTCAGAGTTCTGGATGGAAAATATCCATGAACAGTGAAACATACAATGACTGGATTTTGCACATGAATTTGGACAAACTTGTTCCTCCAGCTTTGTTTCCTAGAGCAGACTTTTCTGTACTGAAAAGTTCtgtcaggacacacacacacacacacacacacacacacacacacacacacctctatgtggtgagtagcacgtAATCTACCTTAATTCATACTGTTGTTAATTCCCAATGACATTGTCCAGAAACTGAGCAATGTTTTCAACCCTGTTTACATGTTATTGTCTCCTCAACACCCCATATATGTGAATGATTTGGTGAGTGTGCATTTGGCATGTTTAAATAAAAGGAGACTTTTCCCACAGATCAATAAATCATAAGATGATTAAGTTATCACAATTACCAAATGCTCCTTTATTTACATTGCCGTATGACGTGATGACTCTGAAATCAAGTACGCTAGCTACGAAATTCTTTAATTTCTCCATCAGAAATTTAGTCAACTGAAAACAAGCAAAACAGAATCTGGTTGGAAATACTGTTGGAGGCTGCTCTTAGTGATTACAGAAAGCTACAAGGACAAGACAGTTGCTTTGAATTAATCATAGAATTAATTTCAATCCACTGCATTTCCATCACAGTCTTCACAGCAAACAATACATaaaaatgcagtttcttttttcccCCCTTTTTTTGAGCTAACACACTTTAGGAGAAATCACTTGCAGCTCTACTTTCCTCCCTGGAGATCATTACGCTACTTTGTTGTGACACTGTGTTCTGGCAGGAATCTTGTTATGAAGCTGCAGCTTACAGTGACAGGTGCATAAAACGATCAGGTGATGAAAGTGTATATGTGAGGGTAGGTTAATAAAGGATGCTGCATGGCTTTGACAATGGTGTGTACCAGACCACAGATGAAATAGCTGTCTTCATTTGAAGCATATATAATTGATTCAAGTACAAAAATCTACGAAATAGAACCACCATAAACTCTGTTGTTTATTTTGGAGATGACAGAATGCGAGATAAAAAGGGACAGGTGTTTGCAACTGTGACCCAAATATGATAGTATCCCTCCACAAATTCTTGGTTGTGGTGAGATTGATGTGTAGAGAAGCCCAAGGTGTAGATTACGCATGGAAGGTGACAATTCGAAGCGGTAACATACTAGGCTGTATCACTGTCCAAGGTTATCGACACTCcacatataaaacattttttgtcaaacaactaaaactgcaaaataaatttggaaaagcTGTCTTACGTACCAGGCCATCTCCTATGAGTATTTTGGCACTTATTATGTAAAACATATTATACATCAACTATAAAAAAATGCAAGAAGCCGGCTTGCCCAGCTGAGAATGATAGAACTCATAGAAATAAATAACTTTCATCATAGGTGTACAGAGAGCTGTGTAACAAGTAGACCTCTTAGTTTCCacatccatttcatttcataggctTCTCTCTTAATGCATGGGTGTTAGTCACTTATACGTTATCACCCAAAATTTTTACAGCTTTCAATGCCTTTTCCAACAATCTCTCACTTTATTCtgaagaatcaaacaatggaaaatcgaggatggaatgtaacaatattatgaaaaggaagttACTACTcgtcatatagcggagatgctgagtcacagataggcacaacaaaaggacagtcacaatataagctttcggccatcaaggcctttgtcgaaaatagatgacagacatacaaacacacatacaagcaaacacaactcacacacacgactgcagcctctggcagctgaaagCTGTGGCTTCAACTgatattgtgacagtctttgttatgcctatctgcgactcagcatcgcataactcacgacccatcctcacatctttacttccagCAGCACCtcatcgcctaccttccaaacttcacagaagccctcctgctaAACTTGCaatcctggaaggaaggatatgcggagacatggctttgccacagcctgggggatgtttccagaatgaaattttcagtctgcagaggagtgtgcgctgatatgaaactttcaggcagataaaactgtatgccggatcgagactcgaactcaggacctttgcctttcatgggcaagtgctctacaatttgagctacctaagcacgactcacaacccatcctctcagctttacctccgccagtacctTGTTGATGGTAGagcaaggcaaaggtcttgagttgaGTTTTGGCTGTTGGCCAATTTCAAAATTCAGATAATGACTAAAAAAGCAAAACCGGTCAATAACAAACTAATATTAAAATTTCACAGCCTATAACAAACAACGTTTTCATTTGAGAAACATATTGGGAGTGTGGACCCTTGTAGAaacatatttatcagtaaatgttcACAATGAGTGCACTCCAATCGACAAAGTGGCTCCTGTTTTTTAGTTGTATGTACTTAAATCAGCAAAACTCatcccacattttttttttaaaaagttgctgACTTTAACAGGGATGTTACTGAAAATGGAAACAGAGTAGACTAGGCCCCTACTTCAGGAGTAAAACTCTCAATAAAGATGCTACAAATGCACAGAAATAAACAACATTCCTAGCTTTCAGCACAGCTGTTTCCTTTTTCAAGCGAAAATATGAAGTGTTTGAAAAGGATGAGTTGTCTAATGTTCACCCCATGTATTTCTTCAGTTACTCCTCCTTCCCTCCCTAAAGAAGCAGCTTGAAACACTTAGTCCTAGGAGTGCTGTTACCtaattgtgatttatttatttatttattgtcctctgaatcaatactgtacatgacatgcacatggtgatgcacaaacatacatttgatgttggacattgtgataatttgctggcatgaagtaatatgccaaaagtttacacaaacatgaggttacatacatattttctgagAAGTTATGGACACACAAATTACATATTCAGTtacatattcctctaacacatatacacaacagTACCTGGTTGGATATTTTTTCTGCACTTAATTTGCTTAGTAGCAGATGATACAGATTCCAGATTTTTGCACATGCTTGCATTAATGTTTTACTTTTTACAAAATTCTTTGCTGCAATTTGTTTCACGTTTCTTTCCACCCATGTGGAGCAGAAATTCACTTGCACTGTAGAAACAATGATCAAGtaggaatgattttaatttttcattaaatacagtcagggacttattgtttgttatttctgatggcaggctattgtatattttaatgcctttgtTGAAGGGAGAGTTTTTAAAGGCAAAGGTGCACATATCTTTAACATGGAGTTCCATTTTCTGTCTAGTACCACGGTCatggacatttacatttttattaaattttgtaataggcctattactttttacaaatttgCATAGTTCTAGTATATACAGGCTGTCAAGGGGTAGGATGAGCAACTTTTGGAAGAGAGGTCTGCAGCAGTCAGTCAGTTTTGCCTTGTTCATTATTCTTATAGCTCTCTTTTGGGTGAGAAGAATGTTTGGGCTGTGTGTAGAGACTCCTCAGAATAAAATACCATACTGCATTACACTGTGGAATTGTGCATAGTAGGCTGTATGAACAGTTTCTGGGCTTGTGCAGTATGCAAGGATTCGTAGGGCATAGCACACTTGGTTTAGCTTACTATTAGTTTGATTAATGTGTGTTTGCCATTTTAGATTATCCTGAATCCGCAGGCCTAGAAATCTTGTTTCTGTATTTGGGGATATTTGTGAACCGTGCAATTTCATATCAGGCATAATTTTATTTGATCTTAGGTGTAAGATTATGTAagtggttttctttgtgttaactATGAGCTTGTTTTTCTCAAACCAATCACCAAATTCGTCTGTATTTCCATTTATGGCCTCTTGGAGTTCATGTTAATTTTTTCTTGTTATGAGGATACTGGTATCATCTACGAAGATCTATGCAGGCAAGTACTGGCCACACCACCTGCAGGGCCACTTTTGTGAATTTAACACCTTTCTGGACAGAATTTTACATTTCACAAAAGTAACAGtacatttcatttcttcacataaataatgtgtggtttttgtgtgtgtgtgtgtgtgtgtgtgtaatagataGCCTAAGGGTAGTCACAATATCGGTCAATGTAAATATTCACACATCCTTCCAGCTTCATCTTTTCCATATAGCtatgtgataaattcttattttaaaagaaagctgaaaaaataaaacaaaaatatcaccacacacacacacacacacacacacacacactctctctctctctctctctctctctctctctctctctctctctctctctctctctcttcataatAAGATACAACTGAgaagaacaaaatattttttaattttactgtgCTACAGAATTAAATTTCAAATCTTTAAATCCCCACCGCCTCCCTCCCAACTTCTCAAGGAAAGTGTACATTACACATACATTTTTATGTGACTTTTTGCCAAGCTACTATAAattctgagaaattaaaaaaaaaaataaaataaaaaataagatgaTGATTTCTCAAAACACGAGGACTGCAACATTCATCTAGTCACGGTACTTCTGTACAAGTTACCTGGAGTAAAGactagttacaaaaaaaaaaaaaaattttaacccACTTTAACACAGCTCTGCTGTGTGATGAACATTTGATGATAGTCGTGAATGCCAGATTACATTCACAAATAAGCTGACATGCGAATCTACtgacaactgaaaaagaaatgaaagcTGGCTATTATACCTACATTTGTGAATTATAGCATATCCAAGAGACTGAGAGCAGTTAGACATGGGTGCTATAAGATATACGAGTATTCCTGCTTTATTCATATGTCCATTTATTGCCTGACAAGCTTCTTAAATGCCTACTACTGGTTCAACATTTACATCGCAATATTTCACACTGGAAATACCTTATGATGAAGTCAAAAGCAGACAATGCATGACCGAGTAATACTACATGTGTTTGTTACACTACGCTATAAGTATttgaaattttgttaaattttcgTTTACCTCCGGGTGATTTCTTTGACAAGTTCACGGCAGCTCGataataatgttttttcttcctcaCTTCGCACTTCTTCCGGTTTTTTAAGAATTATTGCAATCTGAAAAAACGAGaaaataagcaaatttttatcGGCAGAGAATGTAATACTGGAGAAGAAAACCGCAAACAAAATGTAAATCGTAACAGAGTTGTTTTTAAATTGGCGCTGTCTCTGGATCTTCATTTATCGtataaaaattacttttacatgacaaaaaacaatgataatttttacttttttgtagtatgccttcctttcttcctttactGACACAGTCACCGGTCTTGTAACTTTTCTGCGCGACACGGTAGTCTGAAACTCGTTCTTCACAGCCATATTCACCAGACTTAAACCAAATGTCAAAACTGTAACATGGGAAGATGTTATACTTACACAAAGTCCAGTTCGACAATATAACTAACACTGAGTTCTCTAACAAATATATTAATGGGAAAAACGATTTAATTTAACTTTATTTGGCTCTCAGTGACACCTATACATTTTGCGTATGACTAATCGAAGTACCGTGTTTATCTTAGTTCATTTCCGGTATAACAGTCCAATGTCTGATGGGGTTTCAGAGCAAGTGAAAAAGTTTGTTTTCAAATCAGTTAACAATAGAGCGAGTGAAAACGAGATAGAGACGCTAGAAATACTGATACCAGAGGTAAAAACATGAGGAATATTAAAACAAGCGCTATGAATCCGCTAAAATTATTTACCGTTTGTAATGGCTAGTGTTTTATGCAAAGTAGTATGATCGCGTTTCTATTTTCAGCAACTTCAAGCAGGTTACAGTTTTTACACGTGGCCATCAGCACCAGTACTTGCATGGTTCTTGTGGGAACATCGACGTGAACTGCCAGGAAAACATATACTGGAACTTGGTTCGGGCACCGCGCTTCCAGGGATTGTCGCTGCAAAGTGTGGTGCTGCTGTAACATTAACGGATAATGCTTGTCTACCGAAGAGCTTGCAACACGTGAAACGGTGTTGTGAAATAAATGGACTCCAACCAAACCAGGCAAGAGTCATTGGCCTGACTTGGGGACTTTTCCTATCAAGTATATTTAGCCTTGGTCAGGTAGATCTCATTTTGGGATCAGATTGTTTCTATGAACCAGGTGTGTTTGAAGACATTATCGTAAGCGTTGCGTTCTTATTGGAAAAGAATCCACACGCAAAATTTTTATGCACTTATCAGGAACGCAGTGCCGACTGGTGCATAGAACATTTATTGCACAAGTGGAGACTGCAGTGCGAACATATCCCCTTAAACAACTTGGGCACAGAATCAGGAATAGACACTAGTGAATTAATGCAAGATCACACTATCCATCTCTTAGAAATAACAAGAGCTTGATTTATATAATAGGCAGTTAATAATGGCAGCACGAGCTGCATATAAAATATTTGTTGGAAACCTTCCTTGGACTATTGGACATCGTGAACTGAGGATGTATTTTTCCGAGTTTGGTCCTGTTGCCTCAGCAGTCGTTGTTTTTGACAAAAACACTGGCTTATCAAGAGGCTATGGTTTTGTTGTGCTTGGTAATAAATCAGGTTTTAACAAGGTCACCAATAAACAGACTCATGTTTTAGAAGGAAATCAAATAACAGTTCAAGTTGCATCACACTGACAATAATATTTGGTGATTATAGTCATTTGTAGTCAGTTACCAGTTTTTGTAGTATTTGTAACAGTATGGATGATACTGATGAGCTTGTAGAAAAATTTGCAAAAGCAGCAAAGTATGCTAAAGAGATTTGTGGGGAATTTGACAGTAATGAACTTCTGGAACTGTATGGTTACTATAAACAAGCTACAGAAGGACCTTGCCAAACATCAAAGCCCAGTTGGTATGACTTAACagctaaacagaaatgggaatcatGGAGACGCCTAAAGGATATGGATCGTGAGACTGCTAtgataaaatatgttaaaataataTCTGAAGTGGATCCTGTTTGGGAGGAACGATTTACAGAAAGACCTGCTGGCAGTGGTGCAGGATGGGTGGCAGTAAGCTGCATGACAAATACTGATGAGTACTTACCAGACACAGAGAAAACAGTATTTGACTGGGtgaaagaaggtaatgttcagAAGGTCATTGATgcctctaggagcttcagttcccTTGAAATGATTAATAAACAAGATGAAAGTGGGATGGCATTACTTCATTGGGCTGCTGACAGAGGAAATATGGAAATGGTAGACTGTCTAGTTGAGAAACTGAAAGCTGATGTGAATTTAAAAGATGCTGATGGCCAAACTGCTTTGCATTATGCTGCAGCCTGTGGACATGTTAATGTTACTAAATTTTTAGTTCAACATGGTGGAGATCCCAATATTGCTGATCTTGATGGGACACTCCCAAAAGATATCGCTGCTGACAGTGAAATATTGAAGGCTCTGACAATAGCAAACTGATATTGTTTCATGTAGGCCTATGAACATTTGACATCATGATTATTCTTGCATTGATAATGAAGTTAATTGATCTTTTCCCTTCATTTGCATAGCTGATAAAGCCTTGAAGTATAATATGTTGTAAATAAGTGCGCCATCATTTAAAACAAGACTGTAAATTTGAAATAAGTCATTAAATTCTTTTTGAGTTTCTATTATATTGTCTTTGGCCTAATTTACCCCTACATTTGTATGATAAAGTGTTGCCACAGTTTACTTGATGGTATGCATTTTCAATTCTTACATGAATCATTGGGGAAAAGTGCATGTAAATGTTTCCATATATGAAGTAATGGCTGTAATTTAGCGTAATTTTCATAATTGCTGTAACACAGGTGCAAAAACCACATGAAAATTATCTTTGTAGAGAAACAATTTGAAATGTTGAAGTAGGATGGTCTGTAAACCATTATAGTGATAATAGATTTGATTTTTCACTGGCTATTACAAATGTTTTAAAGGAAATCTGGTACATGCATTCACACCCTAGGAATTAAATTATATAAAATTGTTATCAAAAGAAGGGTATTTATTTTTGCGTATATTGTTTTGCAATTTCTAGTTAAGTGCATTGACTGCCACATGTTCTTTACCTACTATTTTTTATATAGTGTGTTGGTGGGGAGGTAGTTATAATCATCTGCAGTGGTATGTCATTATACTCTGTATCGGTTCAGCTTAGGCTTGAACATGTTTGCCAACATATCTTTCTTCTAATGTAAATTATAAACAGAGTTTTGCTCGTATTAGTTTGTTTCATGTATGTGACTTATGCCTGGAGTGTTGCATATGTAAACTACTGTCATCTTTTCTCAACATTAGATCTGTGTACATTTGGAATTGTTGACAGTTTGTTGGTGTGTATGAGGCTGGAACAAATATTTGCCACAACAGCATCATTATTTCAATGGTTGCTTGAAAGCTGTTTGGTCAGAACCAATCTTATTTAATGGCCAATCGAAAAAACTGAATAACCCACTCTGAAAAGTCTAAATTGTTATTTTTTCACTCTattcattttttaaactttttttctctACGTACAAGAAATTAATTGTAGCCATATTTCCATACAGCAAATTTTTGCTCTCACCCTTTGATATGTAATGCATGTTCTACTGTTGTTACAAAACAACCAAGGTAAGTCATTTCAAGTATTCTGTTTTGAAGAGGCTGTAGGTAAGtcagtataaaatataaaatgtagtaaCAAGAAAGATAATCTCTCTCTTTATAAAAAAAGGCATTGGGTAGGCTAAGTACAGTACAACAATTATCAACCtgtgcaccccccctccccccagccccaAAAAGTCCAGTACAACAATTATCAATCTGTGCACCCCAGCCCCCCTGTCTCGAGGGCCATGACCATACGAAATGGGGGGCACGagcttattgaaaagaaaaatgtatGAATTCAGAAACTGATTAATTTactgaaagaaaatgaaagaattaCACATTCTGAGATAATAGAAAAATTAAATTCACATTTACAGCGATATAATACACTTACAAACAGGATTGGATTGGCACTGCACaatgtatttaataatttttcaaaatcaaacactggaaactccagatgggaatatcaacaatgtaggaaagagCTAGGTTGCTAATTACTGTAAAGACGACAAATTAAGTTGCTAATAGTCACACACAAGCTTTCAGTCACAAACTTCATCCGAAAAACAttcattaatgttttgtttttttttctttctgatgaaggctgtggccaaaagcttgtgTGTAAATATACTCTCAATTCTTTGTATATGTTTAGCTGAgatctgtatttttttctttaaagcACTCATTTTCagcgcagaaaaaaaaaaatcatcatgcaaCTCTGATGAAAATACAAAGAGCAGTGTATTACTAACTTGTCTTTTGATTCCATCACTAGTCATGaaatctttgcagatatcttgtTTGGAAGTTGCGAGGCCTTTGGGAGTATTTTGAAATGGATCCATAACCCCTCATAATGTGCTATCAGGGTTTGGTGAGCACTAAATTTACTTACTCATGGCAGTTTGTAAGGTTTGTAGCTTTAGTGTCGGAACACATTATATATTGTTGtcatgtggcggggggggggggggggggggaggagaggagtttgtggtgaAAGACTGAAAATTCAGTCAAGAATACTGAAAGGTTGAAATGTGCTGGCCTAGTAGATAGGTATAAAAGATTAGTTCTGACAATAATGCAGGTGTCAAACTCTGAGATAAAAAGGTGCACATAGCACCTGTTTTGAGAGGAACATTCATGTATTTGCTTCattagatgttctttcagctttgaTGTGTTATCCGTGGATATATGAGCGATGGCAATGGCCAGACTGATACTAGATAGACTGGAAGTGATGCCCAATGACATGGTTAGAATTTCCTCCAGTAGAACTAGCAAAGGTGTCTTTTGAAATatatcagtctcctttatataggtttgtaaaatagttaacatgtaTCATGAAATATTGTATGTTTTAGTAAGGTGACAGAGAAATCAAAAAAAGGTTAAATCAGGTATACATGGAATTGGTTTTCAAAGTAAAAAGGCTACAGTGTTCCAACAAAGCGAAATGTACTTTCAATTAAAGTCATTGAAGTTAAAAAATACAAAGTGCCTGTGGTTGAAACTATTGTTAGGTCACTATAGTGGCTTTAGAACAatacaaattctgagaaaagtttGTACTCTATGCCACTTTCATTTAATGCAAGGAGCATCATGAGGGATGATGTGTAGTTACTTTGCTTCTATAAAAACCTGAGGCCTGATGAAGGACTAGTTTTAGAGTTTACTGTCATTCAAATATAAATTGATACTTTCCATATTTTCAGAGATGATGGTAAGGGGCAGACAAAGAGGAGCGCATTGAAGGAAGAATCATTTCAATTCATTGCACTAAGAATGTATTGTCACTATACCCACTCCCTTCTTTTACCATGTCTATTCATCAGCAGTGCTTAATTCTTCACTTCATAAATATAATTACTGGCAAAAAAACTTAGACATGTTCAGAATGTAACTGTGTG encodes:
- the LOC124774981 gene encoding probable methyltransferase-like protein 23 encodes the protein MTNRSTVFILVHFRYNSPMSDGVSEQVKKFVFKSVNNRASENEIETLEILIPEQLQAGYSFYTWPSAPVLAWFLWEHRRELPGKHILELGSGTALPGIVAAKCGAAVTLTDNACLPKSLQHVKRCCEINGLQPNQARVIGLTWGLFLSSIFSLGQVDLILGSDCFYEPGVFEDIIVSVAFLLEKNPHAKFLCTYQERSADWCIEHLLHKWRLQCEHIPLNNLGTESGIDTSELMQDHTIHLLEITRA
- the LOC124774982 gene encoding acyl-CoA-binding domain-containing protein 6-like, with translation MDDTDELVEKFAKAAKYAKEICGEFDSNELLELYGYYKQATEGPCQTSKPSWYDLTAKQKWESWRRLKDMDRETAMIKYVKIISEVDPVWEERFTERPAGSGAGWVAVSCMTNTDEYLPDTEKTVFDWVKEGNVQKVIDASRSFSSLEMINKQDESGMALLHWAADRGNMEMVDCLVEKLKADVNLKDADGQTALHYAAACGHVNVTKFLVQHGGDPNIADLDGTLPKDIAADSEILKALTIAN